One genomic region from Thermoleptolyngbya sichuanensis A183 encodes:
- a CDS encoding NAD(P)/FAD-dependent oxidoreductase: MPTDGSRVVIVGCGVVGAAIAYELSQVNGLAITVVDRQPPARASTGAALGVLMGAISQKTRGRAWNLRQTSLRRYQQWLPELEELTGQRVSVNRQGILLLSYEADLSKWDALIRLRREQGWTLEHWAPAQVGDRCPQVSLNAVTAGIYSPQDCQIDPTALTRALVAGAAQRGVQFDFSSPVASLEFADATGQRCVGVRTVQGDRLLADWVVIASGLGTTPLLDALPLPQIDIRPVLGQAMRVKLGEPMGDRTFQPVITGNDIHVVPLGQGEYWIGATVEFPEFAEGESASSFSQANGLGAIAASPAALKTVWEGAIALCPALAQAEVQHTWSGLRPRPANRPAPVLERLSACPNVILSTGHYRNGVLLAPATAVWVRGEIEDTKGKIQG; encoded by the coding sequence GTGCCAACCGACGGAAGCCGCGTGGTGATCGTGGGCTGCGGAGTGGTGGGGGCGGCGATCGCCTACGAGCTAAGCCAGGTGAATGGTCTGGCGATTACCGTAGTCGATCGTCAGCCTCCGGCCCGCGCCTCGACAGGGGCCGCGCTGGGCGTGCTGATGGGCGCGATCAGCCAGAAAACTAGGGGCCGCGCCTGGAACCTGCGACAAACCAGCCTCCGCCGTTATCAGCAGTGGCTCCCTGAGCTAGAGGAATTGACCGGGCAGCGAGTGTCCGTGAATCGGCAGGGCATTTTGCTCCTGTCCTATGAAGCAGATTTATCGAAATGGGACGCGCTGATCCGCCTCCGCCGGGAGCAGGGCTGGACGCTGGAGCATTGGGCCCCGGCTCAGGTGGGCGATCGCTGTCCTCAGGTTTCTCTGAATGCAGTCACAGCGGGCATCTACTCGCCACAGGACTGCCAGATTGATCCGACGGCCTTGACCCGTGCGCTGGTGGCAGGGGCCGCACAGCGCGGCGTGCAGTTTGATTTTTCGAGTCCGGTTGCATCGCTAGAATTTGCCGATGCGACGGGGCAGCGCTGCGTGGGTGTGCGAACCGTGCAGGGCGATCGCCTCTTGGCCGATTGGGTGGTGATCGCCTCCGGGCTGGGAACTACACCGCTACTCGACGCGCTGCCCCTCCCCCAGATCGACATCCGCCCCGTTTTGGGACAGGCAATGCGGGTGAAACTGGGGGAACCAATGGGCGATCGCACGTTTCAGCCTGTGATTACAGGCAACGATATTCACGTCGTGCCGCTGGGCCAGGGAGAATACTGGATTGGCGCAACGGTCGAGTTTCCAGAATTTGCAGAAGGGGAGTCTGCGTCGAGTTTTAGTCAGGCAAATGGTTTAGGGGCGATCGCCGCCAGCCCCGCCGCGCTAAAAACGGTCTGGGAGGGGGCGATCGCCCTCTGTCCTGCCCTCGCCCAAGCCGAGGTGCAACACACTTGGTCGGGTCTGCGCCCTCGCCCCGCCAACCGCCCCGCGCCTGTGCTGGAGCGTCTGAGCGCCTGCCCAAACGTCATTCTGTCCACAGGGCACTACCGCAACGGCGTGCTGCTGGCTCCCGCCACTGCTGTGTGGGTGCGGGGAGAGATTGAAGATACGAAGGGGAAGATACAGGGTTAG
- the psbQ gene encoding photosystem II protein PsbQ, whose amino-acid sequence MKKWYRSVLSLVLVAIAVLSIGCSSAPVAKGPLYSPEQLAQIEKYVSDVDALRVRMQEIPPLVQKKQWVDVQTFIHGPLGELRTKMTRLARLLEPKKAQPAALDAAKAVFGHLIAIDEATQTGDSQKALLNYNEALRDFQVFLDLMPTTQDG is encoded by the coding sequence ATGAAAAAGTGGTATCGAAGCGTCCTCAGTTTGGTGTTGGTGGCGATCGCCGTCTTGTCCATTGGCTGTAGCAGCGCCCCTGTTGCCAAAGGGCCACTTTATTCACCTGAACAACTGGCGCAAATTGAAAAATACGTGAGCGATGTGGACGCACTGCGGGTGCGGATGCAGGAAATTCCCCCGCTGGTGCAAAAGAAGCAGTGGGTGGACGTGCAGACCTTCATTCACGGGCCGCTGGGTGAACTGCGGACGAAGATGACCCGTCTGGCCCGGCTGCTGGAACCCAAGAAAGCTCAGCCCGCCGCGCTGGATGCCGCCAAGGCCGTGTTTGGGCACCTAATCGCCATCGACGAAGCGACCCAGACGGGCGATTCTCAAAAGGCGCTGCTGAACTATAACGAGGCGCTGCGCGATTTTCAGGTGTTTCTGGATCTGATGCCAACGACGCAGGACGGTTAG
- a CDS encoding PfkB family carbohydrate kinase, with translation MGESSRGRGVFVGLTTLDLIYQVEAVPASNQKVVAQDVAIAAGGPATNAAVTFAHLGGDALLLSSLGQHPIAGSIRADLATWGVQHRDLDPERQASPAVSSILVTAATGDRAVVSRNAVGAQVAGDRLPADLMQALKERRFDVVLIDGHQMAISEAIAQQSRALGIPVVVDGGSWKPGFEAVLRHTDYAICSANFLPPGCDSADVLPYLRSLGVAQVARTHGSQPVEYLKGEHAERVAVPTISPVDTLGAGDIFHGAFCHFILQLGFEAAIAQAAQVAARACQSFGPRRWMKAPPHEENPRFPKPD, from the coding sequence ATGGGAGAGTCTTCAAGAGGGCGGGGGGTATTTGTGGGTCTAACGACGCTCGATCTGATTTACCAGGTCGAGGCCGTGCCCGCCAGCAATCAGAAAGTCGTGGCCCAGGATGTGGCGATCGCCGCTGGAGGCCCCGCAACCAACGCAGCCGTAACCTTTGCCCACTTGGGCGGAGACGCGCTGCTGCTGAGCAGTTTGGGACAGCACCCAATAGCGGGGTCAATTCGGGCAGACTTGGCAACTTGGGGTGTGCAGCACCGCGACCTTGACCCAGAGCGGCAGGCCTCGCCAGCGGTGTCGTCCATTTTGGTGACAGCGGCGACGGGCGATCGCGCGGTGGTATCGCGGAATGCCGTGGGGGCACAGGTGGCGGGCGATCGCCTTCCAGCCGACCTGATGCAAGCCCTGAAAGAGCGCAGGTTTGACGTGGTGCTGATCGACGGACACCAGATGGCAATTAGCGAGGCGATCGCCCAGCAGTCAAGAGCCTTGGGCATTCCCGTGGTAGTCGATGGCGGCAGTTGGAAACCGGGCTTTGAGGCAGTCTTGCGCCACACGGACTATGCCATCTGCTCGGCCAACTTTTTGCCGCCAGGGTGCGACTCGGCGGATGTGCTGCCCTACCTGCGATCGCTCGGCGTTGCCCAAGTCGCACGGACACACGGTTCTCAGCCCGTAGAATATCTCAAGGGCGAACACGCGGAGCGAGTGGCGGTTCCCACCATTTCCCCAGTAGACACGCTGGGCGCGGGCGACATCTTTCACGGCGCATTCTGCCACTTTATTTTGCAACTGGGATTCGAGGCGGCGATCGCCCAAGCAGCCCAAGTCGCTGCCCGCGCCTGCCAATCCTTTGGTCCGCGCCGCTGGATGAAAGCACCGCCGCACGAGGAGAACCCCCGCTTCCCCAAACCGGACTGA
- a CDS encoding 3'(2'),5'-bisphosphate nucleotidase CysQ family protein, translating into MKGNVVIQANPAELIDGHPLEDLLAIARALGWGAAKILRAYYRGEPFQDGTARNLDIQNEKDGPVTAADLAVNSFVLGRLHDLLGDEQFGYLSEETYKSQASAAPFPQDWVWILDPLDGTRDFIDKTGEYAFHLALAYRGRPVLSVVTCPELERQYFATLGGGAFVETPDGKVERLQVSACDRPADLVVVVSRTHRDGRLNALLQKLPCQNQLSVGSVGGKIAALVDRRADLYISLSGKSAPKDWDMAAPELILTEAGGKFTHFSGEPLRYNTGDVNQWGGLMASNGCCHEALCAEAIRILAEIDGLS; encoded by the coding sequence GTGAAAGGAAACGTTGTGATCCAAGCAAACCCTGCGGAATTGATAGATGGCCATCCCCTAGAAGACCTATTGGCGATCGCCCGTGCGTTGGGCTGGGGTGCAGCGAAAATTCTGCGGGCGTATTATCGGGGGGAACCGTTTCAGGATGGCACGGCCCGCAATCTCGATATCCAGAATGAAAAAGACGGCCCGGTGACTGCAGCCGATCTGGCAGTGAACAGCTTCGTACTCGGCAGACTGCACGATTTGCTGGGCGATGAGCAGTTCGGCTATCTCAGCGAAGAAACCTACAAATCCCAAGCTTCCGCCGCGCCGTTCCCTCAAGACTGGGTGTGGATTCTCGATCCGCTCGACGGCACGCGAGATTTCATTGACAAAACGGGGGAATATGCCTTTCACCTGGCGCTGGCCTATCGCGGTCGCCCGGTGCTATCGGTGGTCACCTGCCCAGAGCTAGAGCGGCAGTATTTCGCCACCCTTGGCGGTGGGGCATTTGTGGAAACGCCCGATGGAAAGGTGGAGCGGTTGCAGGTGTCGGCGTGCGATCGCCCTGCCGATCTGGTCGTGGTGGTCAGCCGCACCCACCGCGACGGACGGCTGAATGCCCTGCTGCAAAAGCTGCCCTGCCAAAACCAGCTCTCCGTTGGCAGCGTCGGCGGCAAAATCGCCGCGCTGGTCGATCGCCGAGCCGACCTCTACATCTCGCTCTCCGGCAAGTCTGCCCCCAAGGATTGGGACATGGCCGCCCCGGAACTCATCCTCACCGAGGCAGGCGGCAAATTCACCCACTTCAGCGGCGAACCCTTGCGATATAACACGGGCGATGTCAACCAGTGGGGCGGACTGATGGCCTCCAACGGTTGCTGCCACGAAGCCCTCTGCGCCGAAGCCATTCGCATCCTGGCAGAAATCGACGGCCTCTCCTGA
- a CDS encoding NF041680 family putative transposase, protein MIFNELQQFRQTLYASLGNARDALFDLMDAVLVSACIVSFVRLSQSPVFRRQWSSTYEALRDSRLPRSKVLKLLVQQIPTQQQPLLAGDASRWNRPAARRLKDRTLSGRTGHAPIAGQNYSTLAWIAEDRGSWALPLRHERITSFETPASKAAFQLKQVTRQLAVRPLAIYDRGYGNASFVNQTAGIEADLLLRVTSNRCVYGAPPAYRGRGAPAKHGHKMKLNDPDTWSVPVETVEVDDPNWGRVRVSRWSAYHFRKSPKRAMEVLRVEVLETQSSTRRLAPLWLVWLGEQMPPLETLWLHYLRRFAIEHWYRFAKQRLYWTHPQFSSVSATEQWSSLMPLLSWQLWLARKDCTDHPLPWQAPQETLTPGRVAQAFAGILAAIGTPAPAPKPRGKSPGRGKGHKPTPRPCYPMVKKRASKRKTSEQSLNSPVATAA, encoded by the coding sequence ATGATTTTCAACGAACTTCAGCAATTTCGCCAAACGTTGTATGCCAGCTTGGGAAACGCCAGAGATGCCCTGTTTGATCTGATGGATGCCGTGTTAGTGAGTGCGTGCATCGTGTCGTTTGTGAGGCTATCGCAGAGTCCTGTCTTTCGTCGCCAGTGGTCGAGCACCTATGAAGCGTTGCGCGATAGCCGCCTACCCCGATCAAAGGTGCTGAAGCTGTTGGTGCAGCAGATACCGACTCAGCAGCAACCGTTGTTGGCAGGTGATGCGAGTCGGTGGAACCGTCCTGCTGCCAGGCGTTTGAAAGACCGCACCTTATCAGGCAGAACAGGACATGCCCCGATAGCCGGACAAAACTACAGTACCTTAGCCTGGATTGCTGAAGACAGGGGCAGTTGGGCATTACCATTGCGGCATGAGCGCATCACCAGCTTTGAAACACCCGCCAGTAAAGCGGCATTCCAACTCAAACAAGTGACTCGGCAGTTAGCGGTGCGTCCGTTGGCGATCTACGACCGAGGGTACGGCAATGCCAGTTTTGTCAACCAAACGGCAGGGATTGAGGCAGACTTGCTGCTGCGGGTTACATCCAATCGATGTGTCTATGGCGCGCCCCCAGCGTATCGAGGGCGAGGCGCACCTGCCAAGCATGGACATAAGATGAAACTCAATGACCCTGACACTTGGAGTGTCCCGGTCGAAACCGTTGAAGTCGATGATCCCAACTGGGGACGAGTGCGGGTCAGTCGTTGGAGTGCATACCATTTCCGCAAATCCCCCAAACGGGCAATGGAAGTGTTGCGCGTGGAGGTGCTGGAGACACAGAGCAGCACGCGACGCTTGGCTCCTTTGTGGTTAGTTTGGCTGGGTGAGCAGATGCCTCCGTTAGAAACCCTGTGGTTGCACTACCTCCGTCGCTTTGCCATTGAACACTGGTATCGCTTTGCCAAGCAGAGGCTATATTGGACACATCCCCAGTTCAGTTCTGTATCGGCAACCGAACAGTGGAGCAGCCTGATGCCGTTGCTCAGTTGGCAGTTGTGGTTAGCGCGAAAGGACTGTACTGACCACCCCTTGCCCTGGCAGGCACCGCAAGAAACGTTGACTCCGGGTCGGGTCGCACAAGCGTTTGCAGGCATTTTGGCAGCGATTGGCACCCCTGCTCCTGCGCCTAAACCTCGTGGTAAATCGCCAGGACGAGGCAAGGGGCACAAGCCAACTCCTCGTCCCTGCTATCCGATGGTCAAAAAACGAGCCTCGAAACGCAAGACATCCGAACAATCCCTGAACAGTCCGGTTGCAACAGCAGCTTAA
- a CDS encoding glycosyltransferase family 2 protein, which yields MPPVTLIVTQRERFSPSQVSLDSLLASYGDYPFRLIYVDGNSPTPVRHYLERQAATYPWMTLILRERYLRSNEARNLALPWVERPGYVVFLDNDVVVQPGWLRSLVLAAEAEHAAITAPLILQGDPHSDRLEIHVAGIATRFHPRRWGKRWFEQKQLMAGVPLAQAEPQLRRQEVDSAEFHCLMVRWDVLQRVRLDEQFDSLASHTDVSFQVAALGGRHILEPSARVIFLNPELLPQFDATDLPFYRFKWSEGYTARNFAHAVRKWGLAADDPSIRSIWRWVIKNRQIPARLSVQDGSLEERLLTLCGDRRCPGWLRMAIEDWVLRANFPSEGLSAAKPDASVSQTNQTAHTQTGQSQTGQSQTGQTQTYQTYQT from the coding sequence ATGCCACCAGTCACCCTCATCGTGACGCAGCGTGAGCGATTTAGCCCCAGCCAGGTATCGTTGGACAGCCTGCTAGCCAGCTATGGCGATTACCCGTTTCGGCTGATTTATGTAGACGGCAACTCGCCTACCCCGGTGCGCCACTACCTGGAACGCCAGGCCGCTACCTATCCCTGGATGACGCTGATTCTTCGGGAGCGATACTTGCGGTCGAACGAGGCGCGAAACCTAGCGCTGCCGTGGGTGGAGCGTCCAGGATACGTCGTGTTTCTGGATAACGACGTGGTGGTGCAGCCAGGATGGTTGCGATCGCTCGTTTTGGCGGCCGAGGCAGAACACGCTGCCATCACTGCGCCGCTCATTTTGCAAGGCGATCCCCATTCCGACAGGCTAGAGATTCACGTCGCGGGTATTGCCACCCGGTTTCATCCCCGTCGCTGGGGCAAGCGCTGGTTCGAGCAAAAGCAACTGATGGCGGGCGTGCCGCTCGCTCAGGCAGAACCTCAACTGCGGCGACAGGAGGTGGATTCAGCCGAGTTTCACTGCCTGATGGTGCGCTGGGATGTGCTGCAACGGGTGCGGCTGGATGAACAGTTCGACAGCCTCGCCAGCCACACGGATGTATCCTTTCAGGTGGCAGCGCTGGGCGGCAGGCATATTCTGGAACCGTCTGCCCGCGTGATTTTTTTGAACCCGGAGCTACTGCCCCAGTTTGACGCAACGGACTTGCCGTTTTACCGATTCAAATGGAGTGAGGGCTACACGGCGCGAAACTTTGCCCATGCGGTGCGGAAATGGGGGCTGGCGGCGGATGACCCCAGCATTAGGTCGATCTGGCGATGGGTGATTAAGAATCGGCAGATTCCAGCGCGGCTATCGGTGCAGGACGGGAGTTTGGAAGAGCGGCTGTTGACGCTGTGTGGCGATCGCCGCTGTCCTGGCTGGCTGCGAATGGCGATCGAGGACTGGGTGCTGCGGGCAAACTTCCCGTCAGAGGGCTTATCAGCCGCCAAGCCAGACGCGAGCGTGTCGCAAACGAATCAAACGGCGCACACTCAAACGGGGCAATCTCAAACGGGGCAATCTCAAACGGGGCAAACCCAAACTTACCAAACTTATCAAACTTAA
- a CDS encoding glycosyltransferase, which yields MPPLVSVVVTAFNQARFLEDAVNSVLRQDYDNIECWIINDGSTDSTEAIAQGLMQQDTRVHYQSQPNGGVSAARNLGARCARGEWVQFLDGDDWLASDKLSRQLAAVDGKHPDRLVIYSDYERVERSGLRQRCEIGSQPPEALARRLLICPDRLADIPFPLLQQAMLLHRSVLAQFSFDETLQACEDRAFGLALLRDGARLVYVPMVAAFYRQHGANLTQNARILRQSYAALFRWVGDRYPDLLPDCQRSLYFLLDTTLEAGEYDLFRAIAPLVQFSSQEALIEEPLRLLGGTLPVRSHQDLRLAVALRRLLPARWLYPHQRGPRLRSLLARFGK from the coding sequence ATGCCTCCGCTGGTTTCGGTCGTCGTCACTGCCTTTAACCAGGCGCGGTTTCTGGAAGATGCCGTGAACAGCGTGCTGCGGCAGGATTATGACAATATCGAGTGCTGGATTATCAACGATGGCTCGACCGATAGCACAGAGGCGATCGCCCAAGGGCTGATGCAGCAAGATACGCGAGTTCATTACCAGTCGCAGCCCAACGGCGGCGTATCGGCGGCTCGCAACCTGGGGGCGCGGTGTGCCCGTGGCGAGTGGGTGCAGTTTTTGGATGGGGACGACTGGCTTGCGTCGGATAAGCTATCGCGCCAGCTTGCGGCGGTGGACGGGAAGCACCCCGATCGGCTGGTAATTTACTCCGACTATGAGCGGGTGGAGCGATCGGGACTGCGCCAGCGCTGTGAAATTGGCTCACAGCCTCCAGAAGCCCTGGCGCGGCGATTGCTGATTTGCCCCGATCGCCTGGCCGACATCCCCTTTCCGCTGCTGCAACAGGCCATGCTGCTGCATCGGTCGGTGCTGGCTCAGTTCTCATTTGACGAAACCCTGCAGGCCTGCGAGGATCGAGCCTTTGGGCTAGCGCTGCTGCGGGACGGGGCGCGGTTGGTGTACGTGCCGATGGTGGCGGCGTTTTATCGACAGCATGGGGCAAACCTGACGCAAAACGCCAGGATACTGAGGCAGTCCTACGCAGCGCTATTTCGCTGGGTGGGCGATCGCTATCCCGACCTGCTTCCCGACTGCCAGCGCAGCCTTTATTTCTTACTCGACACAACCCTGGAGGCTGGAGAATATGACCTGTTTCGAGCGATCGCCCCGCTGGTGCAGTTTTCAAGTCAGGAAGCCCTGATTGAGGAACCGCTGCGACTATTGGGCGGAACGCTGCCAGTCCGCTCCCATCAGGACTTGCGGCTGGCCGTAGCACTGCGCCGACTGCTGCCTGCCCGCTGGCTCTATCCCCACCAGCGCGGCCCCAGGCTGCGATCGCTCCTAGCACGGTTTGGGAAGTGA
- a CDS encoding MFS transporter, whose amino-acid sequence MRHEPSMTRERQNVALLALCQALAMTSMTVLFTVAALVGRALVADASLATLPLAVMQVAVMLATIPASMLMQRRGRRFGFAVGTLIGIVGIGLAVAAVLIQSFPLFCAGTVLMGVFSGFSGFYRFAAAEAASESFRAQAISLVVAGGVIAAVLGPNLASVAKDAIAQAEFAGSLLSIVGLQVLILLLLIGIRLPVMQRPVMHKEIAAAGRSPSSPEGRSLSQILRQPVFIVAALGSSVGYGVMALLMTATPLAMTGMNHSFHSAASVIQWHVLGMFAPSFFTGFLIARFGVLNIILAGVALNLASVAIALSGVTLPHFLIALTVLGLGWNFMFVGSTTLLTETYTPAEKAKMQAAHDFLMFGAVAGFTFLSGHLLNGFGWDVVNYAALPLLLVTLGAMLWLKLRSKEGAGKRGIVG is encoded by the coding sequence ATGCGCCATGAACCGTCGATGACCCGCGAAAGGCAGAATGTAGCGTTGCTGGCGCTGTGTCAGGCCCTCGCCATGACTAGCATGACTGTGCTGTTTACCGTGGCAGCGCTGGTGGGCAGGGCGCTGGTAGCCGATGCCTCGCTGGCGACGCTGCCGCTGGCGGTGATGCAGGTGGCGGTGATGCTGGCGACGATTCCCGCATCGATGTTGATGCAGCGGCGGGGCAGGCGCTTTGGGTTTGCAGTGGGCACGCTGATTGGCATCGTCGGGATTGGGCTGGCGGTGGCGGCGGTGCTGATCCAAAGCTTTCCGCTGTTTTGTGCGGGAACTGTTTTGATGGGCGTGTTTAGCGGGTTTTCGGGGTTCTATCGGTTTGCGGCAGCAGAGGCCGCCAGCGAGTCATTTCGGGCGCAGGCGATTTCGCTGGTGGTGGCGGGCGGCGTAATTGCGGCGGTGCTGGGCCCCAACCTTGCCAGCGTGGCAAAGGATGCGATCGCCCAGGCAGAATTTGCCGGATCGCTGCTGTCAATTGTGGGTCTACAAGTCCTAATCCTACTGCTGCTGATCGGCATCAGGCTCCCAGTTATGCAACGTCCGGTCATGCACAAAGAAATTGCAGCAGCAGGGCGATCGCCCTCAAGTCCCGAAGGCCGAAGCCTTTCACAGATTTTGCGACAGCCTGTGTTCATCGTCGCAGCCTTGGGCAGCAGCGTCGGCTATGGGGTGATGGCGCTGCTAATGACGGCCACACCGCTTGCCATGACAGGGATGAATCATTCGTTCCATTCAGCGGCCTCCGTCATTCAGTGGCACGTCCTGGGTATGTTCGCGCCGTCGTTCTTCACTGGATTCCTAATCGCGAGATTTGGCGTTCTCAATATTATCCTTGCAGGAGTCGCGCTGAATCTTGCTAGCGTGGCGATCGCCCTCTCCGGCGTGACGCTCCCCCATTTCCTGATTGCGCTCACGGTGCTGGGGCTGGGCTGGAATTTCATGTTTGTCGGCTCCACCACGCTGCTCACCGAAACCTACACGCCCGCCGAAAAAGCAAAAATGCAAGCCGCCCACGATTTCCTAATGTTTGGTGCGGTGGCAGGCTTTACGTTCCTATCAGGACACCTGCTCAACGGCTTCGGCTGGGACGTGGTGAACTATGCCGCGCTGCCGCTGCTGCTGGTGACGCTGGGTGCGATGCTGTGGCTAAAGCTGAGGAGCAAAGAGGGTGCGGGAAAGCGGGGAATCGTGGGCTGA
- a CDS encoding glycosyltransferase family 4 protein, which yields MPQRPLLSELSVSLVVSDWSGGGAVRALLLAQVLQTLGCGVQLVGFRFGEALYTEPPAGMEVLAFPGASYPAILGTARRVLSHLTGDVLYAVKPKPTSFGLGLLRRLQVRRPLLLDMDDWELSWHGGDDWRYRPGPQQLARDLLKPGGALRSPDHPFYLRWLERAVPWADGLTVDTTFLQRRFGGVYLPNGKDTSLFDPARQDAAASRRRLGLSDVWVLMFPGAPRPHKGLEDLLLALEELNHPAARLVIVGGNPYDDYDEQLRSRWGRWIISLPKTPLAEMPAVLAAADVVVVPQRDTAIARAQFPLKLTDGMAMGKPVLATRVGDIPNILGDTGYLADPDSPAQLAAQLRHILAHPDEATHKGQRARDRCVARYSLDPMAIALRAVLERVTG from the coding sequence ATGCCTCAGCGCCCCCTGCTGTCTGAACTTAGCGTGTCGCTGGTGGTCAGCGACTGGTCGGGGGGCGGGGCAGTGCGAGCGTTGTTGCTGGCGCAGGTGTTGCAAACCCTGGGCTGTGGCGTGCAGTTGGTCGGCTTCCGGTTTGGCGAGGCGCTGTATACAGAGCCGCCTGCGGGGATGGAGGTGCTGGCGTTTCCGGGGGCAAGCTATCCCGCGATCTTGGGCACGGCGCGGCGGGTTTTGTCCCACCTGACGGGCGATGTCCTTTATGCCGTGAAGCCCAAGCCCACTAGCTTTGGACTGGGGCTGCTGCGACGGCTGCAAGTGCGGCGGCCGCTGCTGCTGGACATGGACGACTGGGAGCTAAGCTGGCACGGTGGCGACGACTGGCGCTATCGACCTGGCCCCCAGCAATTGGCGCGAGATCTGCTGAAACCGGGTGGAGCGTTGCGATCGCCCGATCATCCCTTTTACCTTCGCTGGCTAGAGCGGGCCGTGCCCTGGGCCGACGGACTGACGGTGGACACCACCTTTTTGCAGCGGCGGTTTGGCGGCGTATATCTGCCCAACGGCAAAGATACGTCCTTGTTTGACCCAGCGCGACAGGATGCGGCGGCCAGCCGTCGGCGGCTCGGACTGTCGGACGTTTGGGTGCTGATGTTTCCCGGTGCGCCGCGTCCGCACAAAGGGCTAGAAGACTTGCTCCTGGCGCTAGAAGAATTGAACCACCCTGCGGCGCGGCTGGTAATCGTGGGCGGCAACCCTTATGACGACTATGATGAGCAGCTGCGATCGCGCTGGGGTCGGTGGATTATCTCGCTGCCCAAAACGCCTTTAGCGGAAATGCCCGCCGTGCTAGCGGCCGCCGATGTGGTCGTCGTGCCCCAGCGCGACACGGCGATCGCCCGCGCCCAGTTTCCGCTGAAGCTGACCGACGGCATGGCGATGGGCAAACCCGTCCTCGCGACTCGCGTTGGCGATATTCCCAATATCCTGGGCGACACGGGCTATCTGGCAGACCCCGACTCGCCTGCCCAGCTTGCTGCCCAGCTTCGGCACATCCTGGCCCATCCCGATGAAGCAACGCACAAGGGACAGCGGGCCCGCGATCGCTGCGTAGCCCGGTATAGCCTCGACCCAATGGCGATCGCGCTGCGGGCAGTGCTGGAGCGAGTGACGGGGTGA
- a CDS encoding ATP-dependent Zn protease has translation MNQSALNLIAVTVFAFTMLSLLGPVIHVSPLVTAIAAGGLLGAATLDTLTWQGRGGTLLLDWVAGFSPEHRARVLRHEAGHFLVAHHLDIPITGYTLSAWEALRQGQPGAGGVSFDTTQLDAELLQGKLSAQQIDRYCTVWMAGIAAETLVYGNAEGGGNDRQTLYALWNALRRSPAEAALKERWATLQAKNMLETHRAAYDRLVAAMERRDSVEACRAVLSSPADASAPPAV, from the coding sequence ATGAATCAGTCTGCGCTGAACCTGATCGCGGTTACGGTCTTTGCGTTTACGATGCTGAGCCTGCTGGGGCCGGTGATCCATGTGTCGCCGCTGGTGACGGCGATCGCCGCTGGAGGGCTGCTGGGTGCGGCGACGCTGGACACGCTGACCTGGCAGGGACGGGGCGGGACGCTTCTGCTGGACTGGGTAGCGGGCTTTTCGCCAGAACACCGGGCGCGGGTGCTGCGGCATGAGGCGGGGCATTTTCTGGTGGCGCACCATCTCGACATTCCCATCACGGGCTATACGCTGAGCGCCTGGGAAGCGCTGCGGCAGGGGCAACCCGGCGCGGGCGGCGTGAGCTTTGATACGACCCAGCTAGACGCAGAACTGTTGCAGGGTAAACTGTCGGCCCAGCAAATCGATCGCTACTGTACCGTCTGGATGGCGGGGATTGCGGCGGAAACGCTGGTCTATGGCAATGCCGAGGGCGGCGGCAACGATCGCCAGACGCTTTACGCATTGTGGAATGCCTTGCGGCGATCGCCCGCCGAAGCGGCCCTCAAGGAGCGCTGGGCCACGCTCCAGGCAAAAAATATGCTGGAAACTCACCGCGCTGCCTACGACCGTCTGGTGGCCGCGATGGAGCGCCGAGACAGCGTAGAAGCCTGTCGCGCCGTTTTAAGCAGCCCTGCCGATGCCTCAGCGCCCCCTGCTGTCTGA